The Euphorbia lathyris chromosome 2, ddEupLath1.1, whole genome shotgun sequence genome includes a window with the following:
- the LOC136220957 gene encoding uncharacterized protein — MAGTTSVAGANSPGGAITSIEAASPVRAFVSQGPASASEDLPLTRKRKHNADTESSRPRKKNTSVSLTVGGTPVSAPSKGKSSTPIHEPIPDISGWWTRTFGMAVSFSCKDIVSSICNVLGRLPSASRVREQVPLPTVMEGIEKRAIEIINFAEGALQRDAERAKELENLGTELATQKSLYDDVQGKVKALEGACQKVMSEKEEALRSLQAKSDELQKVLDDLNSSKEALEMQKKKAEEILAEDGARIYWYGERIHAAYEHGHPDRVLSRPKVPIPEKDLTEKWDKLEAEDADMDEVLFLDWQSFQNFPISCEIPTQNAEKEAPQDLSQPEQEVPPSEAVTDSRVEDSLEADPPTGGDEGAAEGEEGHRGEGNEAVA; from the exons ATGGCGGGGACCACTTCcgttgcaggggcgaattctcctggaggggcgattacttctattgaggcggcttctcccgTAAGGGCCTTcgtttcacaaggtccagcttctgcttccgaggaccttcccttaactaggaagcggaagcataatgcggatacagagtcttctcgtcccagaaagaaaaacacctctgtgtccctcactgttggcggcacacccgtatccgccccgtccaaaggaaagagcagtactccaattcacgag CCGATTCCCGACatcagcgggtggtggactaggacctttggtatggccgtgagcttttcttgtaaggacattgtctcttccatatgcaatgtccttgggcggctcccctctgcttcccgtgtgcgagaacaagtaccgcttcctactgtaatggaggggattgagaagcgtgccatagag attatcaatttcgcggagggcgctctccaaagggatgctgaacgagccaaagagttggagaaccttggtactgaattggcgactcagaagtcgctttatgatgatgtccaagggaaggtaaaggctcttgaaggcgcttgtcagaaggttatgagcgagaaggaggaagctctcagatccctccaggctaagtccgacgagctgcaaaaggtccttgatgatctaaattcatccaaggaggctctggagatgcaaaagaagaaagctgaggagattctagccgaagatggtgctcgcatctattggtatggggagcgaattcatgccgcttatgagcatgggcatccagatcgagtacttagccgccccaaggttcccatccctgaaaaggatctaactgagaagtgggacaagctggaagccgaggatgctgatatggatgaggtactcttcttagattggcagagttttcaaaACTTtccaattagctgcgagatccctactcagaacgcggaaaaagaggcaccacaagacctttctcagcctgagcaagaggtaccgccttctgaagcggttactgattcgagggttgaggattcgcttgaagcagatccgcccactggaggagatgagggagccgctgaaggcgaggagggccataggggtgaaggaaatgaagctgtagcatag